The Phragmites australis chromosome 15, lpPhrAust1.1, whole genome shotgun sequence genome window below encodes:
- the LOC133892941 gene encoding uncharacterized protein LOC133892941, giving the protein MQHLRFRPPPLSLKLAFTISLAVSFSVSCCTSSASSPSSPPSPQTVAADLLSVLAGPRAAARVPAAEASRLRSCLRALSPVSPAAPKATPWRGSRKVLLEGCDAAEADEMVMWPPAPVMELARLAVDSGGDPGAIHRALDPTMLPVPDVEGSQEHKCQLTRTPYGRRFANEEINSYFAFLFELIVARGPSVGLNVSLSRFDLFHGHLFLSSDTGRLGILFHAKEYPAFDKELFPYSLGYCQAESNVPYDDSLNLRNILWLAPLPSNETKAWLAPGVLVVLDAHPDGIIYQEMIRDYVQVVRTIYEDDFGDATVDVNYLNVANAAPADRIFIC; this is encoded by the exons ATGCAACACCTGCGGTtccggcctcctcccctctcGCTGAAGCTGGCCTTCACCATCTCCCTTGCCGTCTCCTTCTCCGTCTCCTGCTGCACCTCCTCGGCCAGCTCCCCGTCCTCGCCACCCTCCCCGCAAACCGTCGCCGCGGACCTCCTCTCCGTCCTCGCCGGCCCGCGCGCCGCGGCGCGCGTACCGGCCGCGGAGGCCTCGCGCCTCCGCTCCTGCCTCCGGGCCCTCTCCCCGGTCAGCCCCGCCGCTCCGAAGGCGACTCCTTGGCGTGGCTCACGGAAGGTTCTTCTGGAAGGATGCGATGCAGCGGAGGCGGACGAGATGGTGATgtggccgccggcgccggtcATGGAGCTCGCGCGGCTCGCCGTCGACTCCGGAGGCGACCCTGGGGCCATCCACCGCGCGCTCGACCCCACAATGCTGCCG GTGCCAGATGTTGAGGGATCACAGGAGCATAAATGTCAACTCACAAGGACACCATACGGGAGGCGCTTTGCCAACGAG GAGATCAATTCATATTTTGCATTCTTGTTTGAACTGATTGTGGCACGGGGACCATCAGTTGGACTAAATGTATCACTGAGTCGATTTGATTTGTTCCATGGGCATCTTTTCCTTTCATCTGATACTGGAAGGCTTGGAATTCT GTTCCATGCTAAAGAATATCCAGCATTTGACAAGGAATTGTTTCCCTATAGTTTGGGATATTGCCAAGCAG AATCTAATGTACCGTATGACGATTCTTTGAATTTACGCAATATCCTATGGTTAGCACCATTGCCATCAAATGAAACAAAAGCTTGGTTAGCACCAG GAGTCTTAGTTGTTTTGGATGCTCATCCTGATGGAATTATCTATCAAGAGATGATACGTGATTATGTTCAAGTTGTAAGAACAATATATGAAG ATGATTTCGGAGATGCTACTGTTGATGTCAATTACCTGAATGTTGCCAATGCAGCTCCCGCAGATAGAATTTTCATTTGCTGA
- the LOC133892942 gene encoding F-actin-capping protein subunit alpha produces MSDDGAAGEPLSDRQKREIAVWFLSNAPAGEIHYVAKDVRALLGDEAVYEAAAAEAFPEHNKAHLLSLELPDRSGDIIITTYGELDKNNYLDPRTAQVATVDHIKQTCTKLRPAVDEELPSAYIEEFRSALDVELSKYVGEAYPKGVCAIYCTSGKDVEGPGADFGLAVVISAAKRSPQNFCNGSWRSIWTVEVNDELQFVDIKGKIQVGAHYFEEGNVQLDTNIDCKDSTMLQSPEDCAVSITNIIRHHESEYLSSLEESYLNLSDATFKDLRRKLPVTRTLFPWHNTLAFSLTRDLAKELALGK; encoded by the exons ATGTCGGAcgacggcgccgccggcgagccGCTCAGCGACCGCCAGAAGAGGGAGATCGCCGTCTGGTTCCTCTCCAACGCCCCGGCCGGCGAGATCCACTACGTCGCCAAag ACGTGCGCGCGCTGCTGGGGGACGAGGCGGTGTACGAGGCTGCCGCCGCGGAGGCTTTCCCGGAGCACAACAAAGCCCACCTCTTGTCTCTCGAGCTCCCCGACCGCAGCGGCGAC ATAATCATCACTACCTATGGGGAGCTTGACAAGAACAATTATCTGGACCCTAGGACAGCACAAGTTGCTACCGTGGATCATATTAAACAG ACTTGTACAAAATTGAGGCCTGCTGTAGATGAGGAGCTTCCTTCAGCGTACATTGAAGAATTTAG GAGTGCTTTAGATGTTGAATTGTCTAAATATGTTGGGGAAGCTTATCCAAAAGGGGTATGTGCCATTTATTGTACCAGTGGAAAGGATGTAGAGGGACCAGGAGCAGATTTTGGTTTGGCAGTAGTCATTTCTGCTGCTAAGCGTAGTCCACAGAACTTTTG CAATGGTAGTTGGCGTTCAATTTGGACTGTGGAAGTCAATGATGAGTTGCAATTTGTTGATATTAAAGGAAAGATACAG GTAGGTGCTCACTATTTTGAAGAGGGAAATGTGCAGCTGGATACTAACATCGATTGTAAGGATTCAACCATGTTGCAG TCACCTGAAGATTGTGCAGTTTCAATAACTAACATCATTCGACATCATGAGTCTGAGTATTTGTCATCTCTTGAG GAATCATACTTGAATTTGTCCGATGCAACGTTCAAG GATCTTCGGAGGAAACTTCCAGTTACCCGTACTCTTTTCCCATGGCATAACACTCTAGCGTTCAGTCTTACAAGAGACCTTGCCAAAGAACTAGCGCTTGGGAAATGA